In Candidatus Defluviibacterium haderslevense, the following are encoded in one genomic region:
- a CDS encoding site-specific integrase, whose translation MASVKILLRKKINKDGQFPLCIQIIKNRKTSIIHVGQSINVQDWDETRQKVRKTHPNHNQLNNFLIKKLTEANSKYLELSTEMGLVSARRIRSELKSEKVSSFFAQANIYLDELKKSGKYNRYSADKPRINRFREFLKGEDIFFSEISISLINKFKAYLKGTREISDRTVINHLVVIRSIFSQAIKAELVDSKYYPFGKGKIQIKFPESSKISLNIDEVIKLENLVLDNYPNLDHARNLWLLSFYFAGMRISDLLRLRWSDFYNDRLHYSMGKNAKAGSIKVPDKAKSILDKYRSLINSGESIYIFHHLNGLKKPNDKFELQQKIANAVKAIDESLQKLASGMGIIKKLTMHVARHTFGNLSGNKIPIQMLQKLYRHSSITTTIGYQANFINQDTDVALESVLKY comes from the coding sequence ATGGCATCTGTAAAGATATTACTTCGTAAAAAGATAAACAAAGATGGGCAATTTCCACTTTGTATTCAAATTATTAAAAATCGAAAAACTTCAATTATCCATGTAGGTCAATCCATAAATGTTCAAGACTGGGATGAAACTAGACAAAAAGTGCGTAAAACACATCCTAACCACAATCAACTTAATAATTTCTTAATTAAAAAGTTAACTGAAGCAAATTCAAAATATTTGGAACTTTCGACTGAAATGGGTTTAGTATCAGCGAGACGGATTAGGTCAGAATTGAAATCCGAAAAAGTATCAAGTTTTTTTGCTCAAGCAAATATTTATTTAGACGAGCTAAAGAAATCGGGTAAATATAATAGGTACTCGGCAGACAAACCAAGAATTAATAGATTTAGAGAGTTCTTGAAAGGAGAAGATATTTTTTTCTCAGAAATATCAATTAGTCTAATAAACAAATTCAAAGCATACTTAAAAGGTACTAGAGAAATTTCAGACCGAACAGTCATTAATCATTTAGTAGTTATAAGATCTATTTTTAGTCAAGCCATCAAAGCAGAATTAGTAGATTCCAAATATTATCCATTCGGTAAAGGCAAAATTCAAATAAAGTTTCCAGAATCTTCAAAAATAAGTCTAAATATTGATGAGGTTATAAAATTGGAAAATTTAGTACTTGATAACTATCCAAATTTAGATCATGCTCGAAATCTTTGGCTTTTATCTTTTTATTTTGCAGGGATGAGAATTTCTGACTTATTAAGATTAAGATGGTCAGACTTCTATAATGATAGATTACACTATTCTATGGGTAAAAATGCAAAGGCGGGATCAATTAAAGTACCAGATAAAGCAAAATCTATATTAGATAAATATAGGAGTCTTATAAATAGTGGTGAATCAATATATATCTTTCATCATCTGAACGGATTAAAGAAACCAAATGACAAGTTCGAACTTCAACAAAAAATTGCCAATGCCGTAAAAGCAATTGATGAATCATTACAAAAACTTGCATCTGGGATGGGAATTATTAAAAAACTTACAATGCATGTAGCAAGGCATACATTTGGAAATCTATCAGGGAATAAAATTCCAATACAAATGCTTCAAAAACTCTATCGTCATTCTTCAATAACCACCACAATTGGGTATCAAGCCAATTTTATTAATCAGGATACGGATGTTGCGTTAGAAAGTGTTCTTAAATACTAA